Proteins encoded by one window of Vitis riparia cultivar Riparia Gloire de Montpellier isolate 1030 chromosome 11, EGFV_Vit.rip_1.0, whole genome shotgun sequence:
- the LOC117925079 gene encoding uncharacterized protein LOC117925079, translated as MPTNRTPTASYTLFSSIHSPPTPTPPPLPSSSSSSSSSSSSSSSSPHRLIYPILINPLRHSHNSILLLLLPMPTNRTPTASYTPSSSSPEPFDSERVPVTIGTDIRGFLRVENRVEPDDPRIANLYHRIACFYLGKWLPSDCDKNFKICPTRPLSSSKHNL; from the exons ATGCCCACCAATCGCACCCCCACCGCCTCATATACCCTATTCTCATCAATCCATTCTCCTCCTACTCCTactcctcctcctcttccttcgtcgtcttcttcttcttcttcttcttcttcttcttcttcttcttctccccaCCGCCTCATATACCCTATTCTCATCAATCCATTGCGCCATTCTCATAATTccatcctcctcctcctcctccccatGCCCACCAATCGCACCCCCACCGCCTCATAtactccatcttcttcttctcctgaGCCTTTTGACAGTGAGCGAGTTCCTGTCACCATAGGAACTGACATTCGTGGCTTTCTTCGTGTTGAGAACCGGGTTGAACCCGATGACCCTCGTATTGCTAATCTCt ACCATAGGATTGCTTGTTTTTACCTGGGAAAGTGGCTACCTTCAGACTGTGACAAGAACTTCAAAATATGTCCAACCCGTCCACTGTCCAGTTCTAAGCACAACTTATAA